A window from Cryobacterium sp. SO1 encodes these proteins:
- a CDS encoding IS1182 family transposase: protein MQGCDDGQREIYDVDAVAGHLLPPGSVFAFLAAHRRELFPDDAFADLFSSQNGRPSIPADVIASVMVLQTLHNLSDREAAEALTYDLRWKAACGFALTETSFHPTVLVYWRKRLAASDRPHRIFEAVTAVIAQSGALSGRKRRALDSTILEDAVARQDTVTQLVGQIRRVGREIPGADVSVAGLTGHDYSQPGKPDIAWDDRDARDELVSRLVTDALALLGSINVHILNKKQQETVALLALVAGQDVEPADGSDGTDGRWRIARRVAPDRVISTVDPDARHAHKSRQKKIDGYKAHVNAEPDTGLVTAAMLTKASGSQNSDAARGGELLAADVSIGEQNIDVLGDSAYGSGGLLTEIHAAGHRPIIKPMPLGRAVPGGFTIDDFTVDETLQTVTCPAGNVRSLSPKRRASFGSSCQACPLMAQCTTAKSGKKMQIHPLDQVRREHRVTAQDPDFQALYRQHRPMIERTLAWMTRGARRVRYRGVAKNNAGWVIRAAAINLKRLLNLGLTSQNGVWALG from the coding sequence ATGCAGGGTTGTGATGATGGTCAGCGTGAGATTTACGATGTCGATGCCGTAGCGGGGCACTTGCTTCCGCCTGGATCGGTGTTCGCTTTCCTTGCAGCGCACCGTCGGGAGCTGTTTCCCGATGATGCGTTTGCGGACTTGTTTTCCTCGCAGAACGGCCGCCCGTCAATACCGGCGGACGTGATCGCGTCGGTGATGGTGTTGCAAACACTGCACAACCTTTCCGACAGGGAAGCGGCCGAGGCGTTGACGTATGACCTGCGGTGGAAAGCCGCCTGCGGGTTCGCGCTGACTGAAACCTCTTTCCACCCGACCGTGCTGGTCTATTGGCGCAAACGCTTGGCTGCCAGTGACCGGCCGCACCGCATTTTTGAGGCCGTGACCGCGGTCATTGCCCAGTCCGGAGCATTGTCGGGGCGCAAACGCCGGGCGTTGGACTCAACAATTTTGGAGGATGCGGTTGCCCGGCAGGACACCGTCACGCAGCTGGTCGGACAGATCCGCCGTGTTGGCCGGGAGATCCCCGGCGCGGACGTGAGCGTCGCCGGCTTGACCGGCCATGATTACTCCCAGCCGGGCAAGCCCGACATTGCGTGGGACGACCGCGACGCCCGCGACGAGCTCGTCTCCCGCCTGGTCACCGATGCTCTCGCTCTGCTGGGCAGCATCAACGTCCATATCCTCAACAAGAAGCAGCAGGAAACCGTCGCGCTGCTTGCCTTGGTCGCCGGCCAAGACGTGGAACCCGCCGACGGGTCCGACGGGACCGACGGGCGGTGGCGGATCGCCCGCCGGGTCGCTCCCGACCGGGTGATTTCCACCGTCGATCCTGATGCCCGCCATGCGCACAAGAGCCGCCAGAAAAAGATCGACGGCTATAAAGCCCACGTCAACGCGGAGCCCGACACCGGGTTGGTGACGGCGGCAATGCTCACGAAAGCCTCTGGTTCGCAAAACAGCGACGCGGCTCGCGGCGGCGAGCTGCTCGCGGCCGACGTCAGCATCGGTGAGCAAAACATTGACGTGCTGGGTGATTCGGCCTATGGCAGCGGCGGGCTCCTGACCGAGATTCATGCCGCTGGGCACCGGCCGATCATCAAGCCGATGCCGCTGGGCCGAGCCGTTCCGGGCGGATTCACCATCGATGACTTCACCGTGGATGAAACCCTGCAGACCGTGACCTGCCCGGCCGGGAACGTCCGGTCGCTCAGCCCGAAACGACGGGCCAGTTTTGGTAGTTCGTGCCAGGCCTGCCCGCTGATGGCGCAGTGCACCACCGCGAAGTCCGGCAAGAAGATGCAGATTCATCCGCTGGATCAGGTTCGCCGGGAGCACCGCGTCACCGCTCAGGACCCGGACTTTCAAGCCCTTTATCGCCAGCACCGTCCAATGATTGAACGGACGCTGGCGTGGATGACGCGCGGGGCCCGGCGGGTCCGCTACCGCGGCGTTGCCAAGAACAATGCGGGGTGGGTGATCCGTGCTGCCGCGATCAATCTCAAACGGCTCCTCAACCTCGGTTTGACCAGCCAGAACGGGGTTTGGGCCCTTGGATAA
- a CDS encoding helix-turn-helix domain-containing protein, translating into MDHTALADFLRSRRSGLRPEDVGLAAGPRRLVPGLRREEVAALAGMSADYYVRMEQARSPQPSEQMLAALARALRLSNDERDYLYRLAGHNVPARTPLDTHVAPSLMRVFDRLEETPALILSSLGETLAQNWLGAALLGDHSRHTGLAQSGVYRWFTDPADREIYPVDDRPRQSRAQVAGLRAAVGAAGQRSRAGALVRELSRVSVEFTEIWELQDVATRFQDHKTLIHPELGAMELDCQTLFTEDQGQALLILTAAPRSEAAEKLALLAVLGHQRFDPAPLTNGPGAD; encoded by the coding sequence ATGGATCACACCGCCCTCGCCGATTTTCTCCGCTCCCGCCGGAGCGGGCTCCGCCCCGAGGACGTCGGCTTGGCCGCGGGACCGCGGCGCCTGGTGCCGGGCCTCCGCCGCGAAGAGGTCGCCGCGCTGGCCGGGATGTCCGCGGACTACTACGTGCGGATGGAGCAGGCCCGCAGCCCGCAACCCTCCGAACAGATGCTCGCGGCACTGGCCCGGGCGCTGCGCCTGAGCAACGACGAGCGTGACTACCTGTACCGCCTCGCCGGCCACAACGTGCCCGCCCGCACCCCACTGGACACCCACGTCGCCCCCTCGCTGATGCGGGTCTTCGACCGGCTCGAGGAGACCCCGGCGCTGATCCTCTCCAGCCTCGGCGAGACGCTGGCACAGAACTGGCTGGGCGCGGCGCTTCTCGGCGACCACTCCCGGCACACCGGGCTGGCGCAGAGCGGCGTCTACCGGTGGTTCACCGACCCCGCCGACAGGGAGATCTACCCGGTGGACGACCGGCCACGGCAAAGCCGGGCCCAGGTCGCCGGCCTCCGCGCGGCCGTCGGCGCGGCGGGGCAACGCTCCCGCGCAGGCGCCCTGGTGCGGGAACTGAGCCGGGTGAGCGTCGAATTCACCGAGATCTGGGAGTTGCAGGATGTGGCCACCCGCTTCCAAGATCACAAGACGCTGATCCATCCGGAACTGGGCGCGATGGAACTGGATTGCCAGACGCTCTTCACCGAGGACCAGGGGCAAGCGTTGCTCATCCTCACCGCGGCGCCACGCAGCGAGGCCGCCGAGAAGCTGGCGCTCCTGGCCGTGCTCGGCCACCAGCGGTTCGACCCGGCGCCCCTGACCAACGGGCCGGGCGCCGACTAG
- a CDS encoding SDR family oxidoreductase gives MNITGNTIFIPGATSGIGLALALRLQAAGNTVIIGGRRTGVMQRLAREHGLSTVTIDTTDPVSVLAARDQVLAEHRDLNVLIAMSGVMDAEDVRGAGFLAVAERIVETNINGPLRLVSAFIGHLQTRPDATLMTVSSGLAHTPLAHTPTYNGSKAFIHRYSETIRMQLAGTTVQVIELVPPAVQTELMPGNSVNEHFMPLDVFADEVMALLEAQPDAQEILVDTVRFLRFAEVEGRYAAAVAALNPAV, from the coding sequence ATGAACATCACCGGAAACACCATCTTCATCCCCGGCGCCACGTCGGGCATCGGCCTGGCCCTGGCCCTGCGGCTGCAGGCCGCCGGCAACACCGTCATCATCGGCGGGCGTCGCACCGGCGTGATGCAACGCCTCGCCCGTGAGCACGGCCTGTCGACCGTGACCATCGACACCACCGACCCCGTCTCCGTGCTCGCCGCCCGCGACCAGGTTCTCGCCGAGCACCGTGACCTGAACGTGCTCATCGCCATGTCCGGGGTGATGGACGCCGAGGATGTGCGCGGAGCCGGCTTCCTGGCCGTAGCCGAACGCATCGTGGAGACCAACATCAACGGACCGCTGCGCCTGGTCTCCGCCTTCATCGGGCACCTGCAGACCCGACCCGACGCCACCCTGATGACAGTGTCGTCGGGGCTGGCGCACACCCCGCTGGCGCACACCCCCACCTACAACGGGTCGAAGGCGTTCATCCACCGGTATAGCGAGACCATTCGGATGCAGCTGGCCGGCACCACCGTTCAGGTCATCGAGCTCGTTCCACCGGCCGTGCAGACCGAGCTCATGCCCGGCAACTCGGTGAACGAGCACTTCATGCCCCTCGACGTCTTCGCTGACGAGGTCATGGCTCTGCTGGAAGCCCAGCCCGACGCCCAGGAGATCCTCGTCGACACCGTGAGGTTCCTGCGCTTCGCTGAGGTCGAGGGCCGCTATGCCGCCGCCGTCGCGGCGCTGAACCCGGCGGTCTAG
- a CDS encoding histidine phosphatase family protein, with protein sequence MATVILVRHGRTTANATGLLAGRTAGVLLDQIGRDQAAVTGERLAAVALVGVVSSPLERCRQTATLILDQQTGSPVTPVENDLTECDYGHWQGRTLKDLSQENLWSVVQTQPSAVTFPGGESMAAMQARSVAAIRRLDAGFEAEHGPGAVWVAVSHGDIIKSILADALGMHLDLFQRINVGPASVSIVQYGASRPTVHASNTDAGDLSWLAASAPTADAPVGGGAGHQPTPAARA encoded by the coding sequence ATGGCCACAGTCATCCTCGTGCGGCACGGCCGCACCACCGCCAACGCGACCGGCCTGCTGGCCGGGCGCACCGCCGGCGTTCTGCTCGACCAGATCGGCCGCGACCAGGCCGCCGTCACGGGGGAGCGGCTCGCCGCGGTCGCCCTGGTCGGGGTGGTGTCCAGCCCCCTGGAACGCTGCCGGCAAACCGCCACGTTGATCCTCGACCAGCAGACCGGGTCGCCGGTGACGCCGGTGGAGAACGACCTCACGGAATGCGACTACGGCCACTGGCAGGGCCGCACGCTCAAGGACCTCTCGCAAGAGAATCTCTGGTCGGTGGTGCAGACCCAACCGTCCGCCGTGACCTTCCCGGGCGGCGAGTCGATGGCCGCCATGCAGGCCAGGTCGGTCGCCGCCATCCGGCGCCTGGATGCCGGCTTCGAAGCCGAGCACGGACCGGGCGCCGTGTGGGTGGCGGTGAGTCACGGCGACATCATCAAGTCGATCCTCGCCGACGCCCTCGGCATGCACCTGGACTTGTTCCAGCGCATCAACGTGGGCCCGGCATCCGTCTCGATCGTGCAATACGGTGCCAGTCGGCCGACGGTGCACGCCTCCAACACCGACGCCGGCGACCTCTCCTGGCTCGCCGCCAGCGCGCCCACGGCCGACGCGCCGGTCGGCGGCGGGGCCGGTCATCAGCCGACCCCGGCAGCTCGCGCGTAA
- a CDS encoding DUF3090 domain-containing protein, protein MPTILHEFAWPDRVVIGTIGLPGSRTFYLQVRTGPRIVSIALEKQQSGLLAEKIDEVLDQLMAHQGNPFSIPTSTPIELVDNDPLDQPVQEEFRTAAMSLGWDPSTVQIVLEAYWYDEETAELDTETLEPAETLVVRMPVGTARAFAKRTREVVGAGRPMCPLCGEPIDPDGHTCALPSL, encoded by the coding sequence ATGCCTACAATCCTCCATGAGTTCGCCTGGCCGGATCGGGTCGTCATCGGCACTATCGGTCTGCCCGGTTCCCGCACCTTCTACCTGCAGGTGCGCACCGGGCCGCGGATCGTCAGCATCGCGCTGGAGAAGCAACAATCGGGTCTGCTCGCTGAGAAGATCGACGAGGTCCTCGACCAGCTGATGGCCCACCAGGGCAATCCGTTCAGCATCCCGACCAGCACCCCCATCGAACTGGTCGACAACGATCCGCTTGACCAACCCGTTCAGGAAGAGTTCCGCACGGCCGCCATGAGCCTGGGCTGGGACCCGTCCACGGTGCAGATCGTGCTGGAGGCGTACTGGTACGACGAAGAAACCGCGGAGCTGGACACCGAGACCCTTGAGCCGGCCGAGACGCTGGTGGTGAGGATGCCCGTCGGCACCGCCAGGGCCTTCGCCAAACGCACCCGCGAGGTGGTGGGTGCCGGCCGGCCGATGTGCCCGCTCTGCGGCGAACCGATCGACCCGGACGGGCACACCTGCGCCTTGCCCAGCCTCTGA
- a CDS encoding SCO1664 family protein — protein sequence MTVPDLVEGELELTGRIATASNATFLGEIGGVSVVYKPIAGESPLWDFPDGDLASREAAAYLVSQCFGWNVVPRTWLRDGPMGPGMAQLWQDADPEQDAVDLVPADAVPAEGWRHVLEGRDQNDRLVALIHEDSDALRRMAVFDIVVNNADRKGDHILAMPGGHRHGVDHGLTFHADHKLRTVLWGWIGDELSIDELAGIDTVRAALDGDLGEALAVLLTPAELAALAARCDRLRTDGRFPAPEGEMPAVPWPLF from the coding sequence CTGACCGTGCCCGACCTTGTCGAGGGCGAGCTTGAGCTCACCGGGCGGATCGCGACGGCCTCCAACGCCACCTTCCTCGGCGAGATCGGCGGGGTGAGCGTGGTGTACAAACCCATCGCCGGCGAGAGCCCGCTCTGGGACTTCCCCGACGGCGATCTCGCCAGCCGGGAGGCCGCGGCCTACCTGGTGTCCCAGTGCTTCGGCTGGAACGTCGTGCCGCGCACCTGGCTGCGGGACGGGCCGATGGGCCCGGGGATGGCGCAGCTCTGGCAGGACGCCGACCCCGAGCAGGACGCCGTGGACCTCGTCCCGGCCGATGCCGTGCCCGCGGAGGGCTGGCGGCACGTTCTCGAGGGCCGGGACCAGAATGATCGCCTGGTCGCGCTCATCCACGAAGACTCCGACGCCCTGCGCCGGATGGCCGTCTTCGACATCGTCGTGAACAACGCGGACCGCAAGGGCGACCACATCCTCGCCATGCCCGGCGGCCACCGGCACGGCGTCGACCACGGCCTCACCTTCCACGCCGACCACAAGCTGCGCACCGTGCTGTGGGGCTGGATCGGCGACGAGCTCAGCATCGACGAGCTGGCCGGCATCGACACGGTGCGCGCCGCCCTCGACGGGGACCTCGGCGAAGCCCTGGCCGTGCTGCTCACCCCGGCCGAACTCGCGGCTCTGGCCGCCCGCTGCGACCGGCTCCGAACCGACGGACGGTTTCCCGCCCCGGAGGGCGAAATGCCCGCGGTGCCCTGGCCGCTGTTCTGA
- the arfB gene encoding alternative ribosome rescue aminoacyl-tRNA hydrolase ArfB: MDLEISPALTIPATELGWRFSRSSGPGGQHVNTSDSRVQVSWSVAESAVLTDEQRMLLLTRLDRRLVNGVVTMAASEQRSQLRNREIALIKLAELVSAGLAPDGPRRRATKPTKGSGRRHLAAKQQRSATKAQRQRPSAE; encoded by the coding sequence ATGGATCTGGAGATATCACCCGCACTCACGATTCCGGCGACGGAACTCGGCTGGCGGTTCTCCCGGTCATCCGGCCCCGGCGGGCAACACGTGAACACCTCGGACAGCCGGGTGCAGGTGTCCTGGAGCGTCGCCGAGTCCGCGGTGCTGACCGACGAGCAACGGATGCTGCTGCTCACCCGGCTGGACCGGCGCCTGGTCAACGGGGTGGTCACCATGGCCGCCTCCGAACAGCGTTCCCAGCTGCGCAATCGTGAGATCGCCCTCATCAAACTCGCCGAGCTCGTCTCCGCGGGGCTCGCCCCCGATGGGCCGCGCCGCCGGGCGACCAAACCCACCAAGGGCTCCGGCCGGAGGCACCTCGCCGCCAAGCAGCAGCGGTCGGCGACGAAGGCGCAGCGGCAGCGGCCATCCGCTGAATAA
- a CDS encoding NAD(P)-dependent alcohol dehydrogenase: MKAVVYDRYGQPDVLRVEELPTPSPGANQVLIEVAATSLNLSDWEGLTGTPGYARLGGLRAPRRRVLGSDIAGRVAAVGPGVTGFRVDDEVYGDNMGLLGGFAEYAVAPVAALAHKPAALTFAEASTLPQAGAIALQGTAHVRAGQRVLINGAGGGSGSFAIQLAKRAGAHVTGVDNARKLEFMRGLGADEVVDYTTSDFTRLEPFDLILDLVAHRSVFAYRRALAPGGRYLCVGGTVRSVLRVVTVGAALGLVTGRRLGLLIAREGPAYFEPVAERCATGELSIHIDRTFPLNEAARALSYLGEGRALGKVVVTG, from the coding sequence ATGAAGGCCGTCGTCTACGACCGGTACGGGCAGCCCGACGTGCTCAGGGTCGAGGAGTTGCCCACACCCTCGCCGGGCGCGAACCAGGTGCTGATCGAGGTCGCCGCGACGTCGCTCAACCTGTCCGACTGGGAGGGACTGACCGGAACCCCGGGGTATGCCCGGCTGGGCGGGTTGCGCGCGCCGCGGCGCCGGGTGTTGGGATCCGACATCGCCGGACGGGTCGCCGCCGTCGGCCCCGGCGTCACCGGGTTCCGCGTGGACGATGAGGTGTACGGCGACAATATGGGCCTTCTGGGCGGATTCGCCGAGTACGCGGTGGCGCCGGTCGCGGCCCTCGCCCACAAGCCCGCGGCGCTGACCTTCGCCGAGGCGTCGACGCTGCCCCAGGCGGGAGCGATTGCACTGCAGGGCACCGCCCACGTTCGCGCCGGCCAGCGCGTGCTGATCAACGGGGCGGGCGGCGGGTCGGGATCCTTCGCGATCCAGCTGGCCAAACGGGCCGGAGCGCATGTGACCGGCGTCGACAACGCCAGGAAGCTCGAGTTCATGCGCGGGCTCGGCGCCGACGAGGTCGTCGACTACACCACGTCGGACTTCACCCGGCTCGAACCGTTCGACCTGATCCTCGACCTCGTGGCACACCGGTCGGTGTTCGCCTACCGGCGCGCCCTGGCGCCCGGCGGCCGTTATCTCTGCGTCGGCGGAACCGTGCGCAGCGTGCTCCGGGTCGTGACCGTGGGCGCGGCGCTCGGCCTGGTCACCGGGCGCCGGTTGGGGCTGCTCATCGCCAGAGAAGGCCCGGCGTACTTCGAGCCCGTCGCTGAGCGCTGTGCCACCGGCGAGTTGAGCATCCACATCGACCGCACCTTTCCCCTCAACGAGGCGGCGCGTGCGCTGAGCTACCTCGGCGAGGGCCGTGCGCTCGGCAAGGTTGTCGTGACCGGTTAG
- a CDS encoding DUF1992 domain-containing protein, which produces MTGSREPSDTPLNVARYKINREIPASDGPTPAGPDTAKPDTNEAGQAMMDARAQYVEISIQQAMRRGDFDNLPGTGKPIPGLNAPYDPDWWIRQKVEREQITGLGPPALTLRSEDAGLGARLDAVVAEREVREILDDFNRRVIEARRQLRGGPPVVTALRDVEAEIARWQERRDAARLERDAAREREAAALAAMTWRHRRQARRRAREM; this is translated from the coding sequence ATGACTGGTTCACGCGAACCCAGCGATACCCCGCTCAATGTGGCGCGGTACAAGATCAACCGCGAGATCCCCGCATCCGATGGACCCACGCCCGCCGGGCCCGACACCGCCAAGCCCGACACCAATGAGGCCGGCCAGGCGATGATGGATGCCCGCGCCCAGTATGTGGAAATCTCGATCCAGCAGGCCATGCGTCGCGGCGACTTCGACAACCTGCCCGGCACCGGCAAGCCGATCCCCGGGCTCAACGCCCCGTACGACCCGGATTGGTGGATCCGTCAGAAGGTCGAGCGCGAGCAGATCACCGGACTGGGCCCGCCCGCCCTGACCCTGCGCTCCGAGGATGCCGGGCTCGGCGCCCGCCTCGACGCCGTCGTCGCGGAACGCGAAGTGCGGGAGATCCTCGACGACTTCAACCGACGGGTGATCGAGGCCCGCCGGCAGTTGCGCGGCGGCCCGCCCGTCGTCACGGCGCTGCGTGACGTTGAGGCAGAGATCGCCCGTTGGCAGGAGCGCCGTGACGCTGCCCGTCTCGAGAGGGACGCGGCACGCGAGCGGGAGGCCGCCGCACTCGCCGCGATGACCTGGCGGCACCGTCGTCAAGCCAGGCGGCGGGCCCGCGAAATGTGA
- a CDS encoding MFS transporter, with protein sequence MNPASRRVQRIYLILMLGNTLAASFIWGINTLFLLDAGLSNFEAFAANAFFTAGMVIFEIPTGVVADTVGRKASYLLGTITLSVTTALYWILWVWQSPFVWWAIVSVLLGLGFTFFSGAVKAWLVDALTSTGYTGSLEAVFGRGLVVTGIAMFAGSVLGGVIAQATNLGVPFLVRAGVLVAMFVYAFVVMKDLGFTPDHSRGPVRAARLVLAESIEHGLKRRSVRYMILSAPFASGVGFYAFYALQPYLLELYGDPSAYSIAGLAAAILSLAQVVGGVLAPRIRTLFAKRTSTVIGASLLSVVSLIVLGLNNLFWLAVVFLMLWGFVFAVAEPVRQAYLNDMIPSKQRATVLSFDSLFGSLGGVFIQPALGRSADLGGYGASLLIGGLVELIGVPIILASRRQNDPADTKAVRADAAEPEAS encoded by the coding sequence GTGAACCCGGCATCCCGGCGCGTCCAGCGCATCTACCTCATCCTGATGCTCGGCAACACGCTCGCGGCGTCGTTCATCTGGGGCATCAACACGCTGTTCCTGCTCGACGCCGGGCTGAGCAATTTCGAGGCGTTCGCGGCGAACGCGTTTTTCACCGCCGGCATGGTGATCTTCGAGATCCCCACCGGCGTGGTCGCCGACACCGTGGGCCGCAAGGCCTCCTATCTGCTGGGCACCATCACGCTGTCGGTGACCACCGCGCTGTACTGGATACTCTGGGTCTGGCAATCGCCGTTCGTCTGGTGGGCCATCGTGTCGGTGCTGCTCGGCCTGGGCTTCACCTTCTTCTCCGGCGCGGTGAAGGCCTGGCTGGTCGACGCGCTCACCTCGACCGGGTACACCGGCAGCCTCGAGGCCGTGTTCGGTCGCGGCCTGGTGGTCACCGGGATCGCCATGTTCGCAGGCTCGGTGCTCGGTGGGGTGATCGCCCAGGCCACCAATCTCGGGGTGCCGTTCCTGGTGCGCGCCGGGGTGCTCGTGGCGATGTTCGTCTACGCGTTCGTGGTGATGAAAGACCTCGGCTTCACCCCGGACCACTCCCGCGGCCCGGTACGGGCGGCCCGCCTGGTGCTGGCGGAGTCGATCGAGCACGGGCTCAAGCGCCGGTCGGTGCGCTATATGATCCTCTCGGCGCCGTTCGCGTCCGGGGTCGGCTTCTACGCCTTCTACGCTCTGCAGCCCTACCTGCTCGAGCTGTACGGCGACCCGTCCGCTTATTCCATCGCCGGGCTGGCCGCCGCGATCCTGTCGCTGGCGCAGGTGGTCGGCGGCGTCCTCGCACCCCGCATCCGCACCCTCTTCGCCAAGCGCACCAGCACCGTGATCGGCGCGTCCCTGCTCAGCGTGGTCTCGCTGATTGTGCTGGGCCTGAACAACCTGTTCTGGCTCGCGGTGGTGTTCCTGATGCTCTGGGGGTTCGTCTTCGCGGTGGCCGAACCGGTGCGCCAGGCTTATCTGAACGACATGATCCCGTCCAAGCAGCGCGCCACGGTGCTTTCGTTCGACTCGTTGTTCGGCAGCCTCGGCGGCGTGTTCATCCAACCCGCCCTCGGCCGCTCCGCCGACCTGGGGGGCTACGGCGCGTCACTGCTGATCGGCGGCCTGGTCGAGCTCATCGGTGTTCCGATCATCCTCGCCAGCCGACGCCAGAACGACCCCGCCGACACCAAGGCCGTGCGAGCGGATGCCGCCGAGCCCGAGGCCTCCTGA
- a CDS encoding heme-degrading domain-containing protein, translated as MTAAVTGRDVRRPPGTGIVLGSAAPLPTPQRRRTLSMSLAPDPAAQALLPLLEEQNSRISFAAFDYDDAYRLGSTIMAKATADDLKITVTMTFGEQRVFHAARPGTTADNDDWLARKFRVVARYNAPSFLISTKYRARGLDFNEATGLPVTQYAAAGGAFPLRVNGSVIGAVGVSGLVENLDHDLVVWALEAARAAAV; from the coding sequence ATGACCGCTGCGGTCACCGGCCGAGACGTGCGCCGGCCGCCCGGCACCGGTATCGTGCTCGGTAGTGCGGCGCCGCTGCCGACACCCCAACGAAGACGGACTCTTTCTATGTCGCTCGCCCCTGACCCCGCTGCCCAGGCGCTGCTGCCCCTGCTCGAGGAACAGAATTCCCGCATCAGTTTCGCTGCCTTCGACTACGACGACGCCTACAGGTTGGGCAGCACGATCATGGCCAAGGCGACCGCCGACGACCTGAAGATCACGGTGACGATGACCTTCGGCGAGCAGCGGGTCTTCCACGCCGCCCGGCCGGGCACGACCGCGGACAACGACGACTGGCTGGCCAGGAAGTTCCGCGTGGTGGCGCGGTACAACGCGCCGTCCTTCCTGATCAGCACCAAATACCGGGCGAGGGGTCTCGACTTCAACGAGGCCACCGGACTGCCCGTCACGCAGTACGCGGCCGCCGGCGGCGCCTTCCCGCTGCGGGTGAACGGATCCGTGATCGGAGCCGTCGGGGTGTCCGGCCTGGTCGAGAACCTCGACCATGACCTGGTCGTCTGGGCGCTCGAGGCCGCCCGGGCCGCCGCAGTCTGA
- a CDS encoding UPF0158 family protein, with amino-acid sequence MSTTDEPSRYRPLAGIDVGMIAMAMSNSEGGYYDPNDGSAILIMDGEALTGEDSETDPDDLGWIPIDPVDSRDAYSEMTDFADVVTDPVLADRLTRALDGRGAFRRFRDTLAEDDLYPIWARYSNALEEKRSLEWLVEMDICDPAEAVTAFQERTHASARALSDIAAWHRSAP; translated from the coding sequence ATGTCCACGACCGACGAACCGAGCCGCTACCGGCCTTTGGCCGGGATCGATGTGGGAATGATCGCCATGGCGATGTCGAACAGCGAGGGCGGCTACTACGATCCGAACGACGGCAGTGCGATTCTCATCATGGACGGTGAGGCCCTCACCGGTGAGGACTCCGAGACAGACCCCGACGACCTCGGCTGGATACCGATCGACCCCGTCGACTCCCGCGACGCGTACAGCGAGATGACCGACTTCGCCGACGTCGTCACCGACCCGGTCCTCGCCGACCGGCTCACCCGGGCGTTGGACGGCCGCGGTGCCTTCCGACGGTTCCGGGACACACTCGCCGAGGACGACCTCTACCCGATCTGGGCGCGGTACTCGAACGCCCTGGAGGAGAAGCGCAGCCTCGAGTGGCTGGTCGAGATGGACATTTGCGACCCGGCGGAAGCCGTCACCGCCTTCCAAGAGCGGACACACGCATCCGCCCGGGCGCTCAGTGACATTGCGGCCTGGCACCGTTCGGCGCCCTGA
- a CDS encoding pseudouridine synthase: MPPRSPLPQRHGLDAAWVCTPERDRPGAPKPTWPSMGAWLQERVSESVDVAGFLDQRRFVYENGTPVAGADPYRPTTFVWFHRDLADERVVPGALHVIYRDERIVVIDKPPFLSSIPRGRHVVQSVVVRLRAQLGLPELSPLHRLDRVTSGLLVLATERRWRGAYQTMFQRGEIHKVYRALAPFCPTLELPVIVRNHLAARPGLWQGEVVPGAPVNAESVIELEGRHGAVGRYRLTPRTGRTHQLRLHMLGLGIPIIDDPVYPVVQDVSVHDFQRPLQLVASELAFTDPIDGGARRFESVRRLPLPVEAATAD; this comes from the coding sequence ATGCCCCCACGCTCGCCCCTCCCGCAACGGCACGGGCTCGATGCGGCGTGGGTGTGCACCCCGGAACGCGACCGGCCCGGCGCTCCGAAGCCGACCTGGCCGTCCATGGGCGCCTGGCTGCAGGAACGGGTGAGCGAGTCCGTTGACGTGGCCGGTTTTCTGGATCAGCGCAGGTTCGTCTATGAGAACGGCACGCCCGTCGCCGGGGCTGACCCCTACCGGCCCACGACGTTCGTGTGGTTCCACCGTGATCTGGCCGACGAACGGGTGGTGCCCGGTGCTCTGCATGTGATCTACCGGGACGAGCGGATCGTGGTGATCGACAAACCGCCCTTCCTCTCCAGCATCCCGCGGGGCAGGCACGTGGTGCAAAGTGTCGTGGTCCGCCTGCGCGCCCAACTGGGGCTGCCCGAACTTTCCCCGTTGCACCGCCTGGACCGGGTGACCAGCGGCCTGCTGGTTCTGGCCACCGAACGCCGCTGGCGCGGGGCCTACCAGACGATGTTCCAGCGCGGCGAGATACACAAGGTGTACCGGGCCTTGGCGCCGTTCTGCCCCACGCTCGAACTGCCCGTCATCGTGCGCAACCACCTGGCTGCCCGGCCCGGCCTCTGGCAGGGCGAGGTGGTGCCCGGCGCCCCGGTCAACGCCGAGTCCGTCATCGAACTGGAGGGCCGACACGGGGCTGTGGGACGGTACCGGCTGACGCCCCGCACCGGGCGCACCCACCAATTGCGCCTGCACATGCTGGGCCTGGGCATCCCGATCATCGACGACCCGGTCTACCCCGTGGTTCAGGATGTGTCGGTGCACGATTTCCAACGGCCGCTGCAGCTTGTGGCCAGTGAACTGGCCTTCACCGACCCCATCGACGGCGGGGCGCGGCGGTTCGAGAGCGTGCGCCGGCTCCCGCTCCCGGTGGAGGCAGCAACGGCGGACTGA